Genomic segment of Mycolicibacterium psychrotolerans:
TGGGTTGGTGCAGGATCGCGACCTTGTGCCGCCCGTCGAGGATGCGCCCGAGGTCGCCGAGCAGGCCGGTACCGATGATGACCGGATACGACGGATCGGTGCGAACCTCTACCGTCACCGGTTCCGTCACTGGCCGTCCTTCTGTCGACACGGGGATCCTTTCCTGGCCGCCACCGCGGCGGGGCTCGGCGGCGCCTCCGTCGACGGTGCGGCCGTCAGTGACAGCGGTGCCCGGCGCCACGAGGGCCGTCTGCGGCGCCGGTCGGATTTGGTTCCATCCGGGTTGTCCAGCCGCGCCACGATGTGGCGCACCACCGCGCCCGGATTGCGGTGGTTGGTGTTGACCCGCATGGTCGACACCTGCCGGTACAGCGGAACGCGGTGGGCGATCAGCTCTTTGAACCTCTCCCCGCGATCGGGGCCGGCCAGTAGCGGTCGCACGGTCGAGCCGCCGGTGCGGCGCACACCCTCGGCCGCGCTGATCTCGAGGTAGATCACGGTGTGACCGCCCAGCGCCTCGCGCACCTCGGCGGTGGTCACGGCGCCGCCGCCCAGTGAGAGCACGCCGTCGTGGGTCGCGAGCGCGTCGCGGACCACCTCTGCCTCGATGCGCCGGAACTCGGGCTCGCCGTCATTGGCGAAGATGTCAGGGATGGTGCGGCCGGTCTTCTTCTCGATGGCCGCGTCGGTGTCCAGCAGTTCCAGCCCCAGTGCCTTGGCCAGCCGCCGCCCGATCGTCGACTTGCCCGAGCCGGGCAGCCCGATCAGCACCGCCTTGGGCGCCATCAGCCCGACGCCCTCACCCTGTCGGCGGCCGGCTCGCGCTGGGCGACGGCGCGCAGGTAGGCGTCGATGTTGGTCCGCGTCTCGGTCAGGGAGTCGCCGCCGAACTTCTCCAGCGCCGCGCGGGCGAGCACCAGCGCGACCATCGTCTCGACGACGACGCCCGCGGCGGGGACCGCGCAGACGTCGGAGCGCTGGTGGATCGCGACCGCCTCCTCACCGGTGGCCATGTCGATGGTGGCCAGGGCACGCGGCACGGTGGAGATCGGCTTCATGGCCGCGCGGACGCGTACCGGCAGTCCGTTGGTCATGCCGCCTTCGAGGCCGCCGGCGCGGTTGGTCGAGCGGATCACCCCGTCGGGGCCGGGATAGATCTCGTCGTGGGCGACGCTGCCGCGGCGGCGCGCCGTTTCGAAGCCGTCGCCGATCTCGACGCCCTTGATCGCCTGGATGCCCATCACCGCGGCGGCCAGTTGGCTGTCCAGCCGGTTCTCGCCGCTGGTGAAGGAGCCGAGGCCGACGGGCAGGCCGTGCGCCACCACCTCGACCACGCCGCCGAGGGTGTCGCCGTCCCGCTTGGCGGCCTCGATCTCGGTGATCATCAGCGCCTCACTGGCCGGGTCGAACGCGCGCACCGGGCTGGCGTCGATCGCCGCGAGGTCGCCGGGGAGCGGCGGCGGTCCGTCGTAGGGGGTGGACGCGCCGATGGAGACGACGTGCGAGACGACCTCCACCCCGAGGGCCTGGCGCAGGAACGCCCGCGCGACGGTGCCGGCTGCCACCCGCGCGGCGGTCTCCCGGGCGCTGGCGCGTTCGAGCACCGGCCGGGCGTCGTCGAATCCGTACTTCAACATGCCCGCGTAGTCGGCGTGGCCGGGCCGGGGCCTGGTCAGCGGCGCGTTGCGCGCGGCGCTGTCGGCGAGCGCGGCGGGGTCGACGGGGTCGGGAGCCATCACGGTCTCCCACTTCGGCCACTCGGTGTTGCCGATCTCGATGGCGATGGGACCGCCCAGTGTCACCCCGTGCCGCAGCCCGGCGAGCATCGTCACCTGATCCTGCTCGAACTTCATCCGGGCGCCGCGGCCGTATCCGAGGCGGCGGCGCGCCAGCTGATCGGCGATGTCGGAGGAGGTCACCTCGACGCCGGCGACCATGCCCTCGACCATCGCCACCAACGCCCGGCCGTGGGATTCACCTGCTGTCGTCCATCGCAACACGTGTCCCAGTTTCGCATGACGCGCCCCGGGGCCGGAAAACGGCGATCAGCTCAGCGCCGCGCGCAGCCAGGCCAGCACCGGCGGGGCCACCTGCGGGAGCGCCGACTCGGCGACGATCCAGTGCGGCAGCCCCGGATGGATCTGGTGCTGTGCGCCGTAGCGTGCGGCGATACGTCGCGACATCCACGGCGCGACGTTGCGGTCCTGCCCGGCGCTGACGCACAGGACAGGGCAGGAGACGTCGGCGGCAGGCACCCGCACGATCGGCGCGCCGAGCATCAGTTGCCGGAACACCCGGCCGGAGTCGCGGACGAACTCCGGGATCAGCCGGTCCTGTTCGGCGGCGGACAACGTGTGCAGCGGCACGGCTCGCATGACGTCCGCAGCCGGCAGGAACGGACGTCCCGCGGCCACACCGGGCATCGACGGCAGGAACCGCGGCAGCGTGCGCAGTTGCGGCCACAGCACGCCGGGCGGCACCGGTGCGGGTCAGGGTGGCGTCATCGGAGGGGTCGCGTCCCGGCAGTGCCGGGACGTGGCAGGCGAATCCGGCGTCGTCGAGGACCTTCGTCCACGGCTGCATCAGGGACGGCCGGCTGAACAGACCGTGCAAGAGAAGGACCGGTGGCGGTGTCACGGTCCGAGTATCGCGACGGAACCGCCCGGGGGCGATTACCCCGAAAGTAGCGTCCCCGCGACGGCGAAAGCGGCCGCCAGACACATCGACGGACCGTGCGGCACCGCCGACCGCGACCCGCGCGCGAGGCGGGCCACGCCCCACAGGCCGGTCAGCAGCGAGGCGCCGACCGCGCACAGCGCCCAAGCCTGCATGCCGAACGCGCCCGTCAACGCGCCCACGCCGATCGCCAGTTTGACGTCGCCGGCACCCAGCGCCGCCGGCGAGCGCAGGTGCACGATCGCGTAGATGCCGGTCAATGCGAGCGCGCCGAGCGTTGCCGGCATGCCGCGCCCGGCCACCGACGCGACCGTGAGGATCACCATCGCACCCGGCACGGTGAGCCGGTTCGGCAGCCTTTGATGCCGAAAGTCGTACGCGCTCAACGCGATCAGCCACACCGCCACCGCGACGGCGGCCGTCTCCCCCACCCTCTCAGGCTAAGGGGCGTCGAGCGCCGCCCTCATCGCCTCTTTCGGCGCGGGCATGCCGGTGAACAACTCCACCTGGCTCAAGGCCTGGTTCAACAACATCTGCAGACCGCTGATCACCAGCCCGCCCCGGGCGCCGACCGCCGCGGCCAACGGCGTGGGCCACGGATCGTAGATCGCGTCCAGCAGCACCGGCGTGCCGGCCAGCGCCTCGGCGTACGGGGCGACGGCGTCGGCGGGCACGGTGTTGACCGCGATGTCCACGCCTGCGGCGGTGTCGGCCAGCGACAACCCGGCGATGTCGCAGAAGTCGGTGTCCAGACCGCAACGGCGCGCGAGGCCCAACACGTCGGCGGCCCTACCGGCGTCGCGGGCGGTGACCGTGACGTGCCGGCTGCCGCGGGCGGCGAGCCCGGCGACGACGGCGGGCGCCGTTCCGCCCGATCCGACGACCATCGCGCGGTCGGTCCGCACGTCGGCGAGCGCGCCCACCACGCCGTCGACATCCGTGTTGTCGGCGAGCCAGCCCGCCGCCGACCGCACCAGCGTGTTGGCCGATCCGACCAGCCGGGCCCGCTCGGTGGCCTCGTCGGCGAACCGCAGCGCGGCGAACTTGCCCGGCATCGTCACCGACACCCCGACCCACTCCGGCCCGAAGCCGGACACCACGGCGGGCAACTGCTCAGCGGTGCACTCGATGCGGTCGTAGGTCCAGTCGTCGAGGCCGAGCGCCCGGTACGCCGCCAGATGCAGCTGCGGCGACCGGGAGTGCGCGATCGGTGAGCCCAGCACCCCGGCCCGTCGAGCGCTCATCGCGCCGAGTCGAGGACACCGTTGCGTCGCGCCAACTCGATGTTGGCCAGGTGCTGCTCGTACTCGCGGGTGAACAACGTCGTGCCCTGCATGTCGATCGTCACGAAGTACAGCCAGTCGCCGGGTTCGGGCTGTTCGGCCGCGGCCAGGGCGGGCTGGCCGGGTGAACAGATCGGGGTCGCCGGCAGCCCCGGCCGCACATAGGTGTTCCAGGGGGTGGCCTGCGCGCGGTCACCGTCGGTGGTGGCGACCTCGATGCGGTCCAGCGCGTAGTTGACCGTGGAATCGAACTCCAGGGTCCGATTCTCGGCCAGCCGGTTGTAGATGACCCGCGCCACCTTGGAGAAGTCCTGCGGTGTGGCTTCGCGCTGCACCAGGGAGGCCACCGTGAGGATCTGGTAGGGCGACATCTTCAGCGAGGTGGCGGTCGTCAGCAGACCGCCGCGCTCGTACTGCCCGGCACTGCTGGAGACCAGTGTCGACAGGATGTCCTGCGGCGTGCCCGACGGGTCGATGTTCCAGGTGCCGGGCGCGATCAGGCCTTCGAGGCGGCGGTGGTCGGCGCCCAGCGCGGTCACCGGGCCGGTCGCCCACTGCGGCACCCCGAGCGCCGCGGGAGGGGCGGCGCCGGCGGCGGCGCGCAGGTCCTCGGCGGGCACGCAGCGGCGGTCACCGTCGAGGTCGACGCAGGTGGCCTTGGAGATCAGCGCGAAGATGCCGTCGGTGACGGCGTTGGTCTTGACGTCGGAGACGTCGTCGAGCTGGCGGCCCTCCGGGATGACCAACTTGCCCACCCGATTGCCCGGATCGGCCAGCCGCGACACCGCGTCGGCGGCCGGGATCTCGGTGCGCACCTTGTAGAAGCCGGGCTGGATCGACGAGATCGCCTCGTTGCCGTCGGCGGCGTCGACGAACGCCTTGATGGTGGCGACGACCTTGCCCTCCTGCAGCGTCTTGCCGATCGCCGTGGTGGAGTCGCCGTCGTGGACCTGGATGACGACGTCGTTGACGCCCGCGCCGGTGTAGTCGTTGCTGCTGCCCCCGAACAGCGAGTGCCACATCCGCGAGCCGAGGAACACCGCACCGATGACGACGACCACGAGCATCGCGACGGCGGCCACCGCGGCGGTACGGCGACGGCGCCGGTGCCGGGCCTCCCGGGCCCGCTGCTGACGGGTCATCCGCTGCCGGGGCGGACCCACCGCCAGGGGTTCGGCACGATCGTTGTGCCAGTCGTCAGCCATCCCCGACCTCTCCGTGTGGGGACAGCGCCGCCCGTCGCTGGTCCAGCCAGTTCTGCAGGATCCCCACCGCTGCAGCTTGATCGATCACCGAACGTTGTCCGCGGCTGCGCACGCCCGCCTCGCGCAGCGTCCGCTGTGCCGTCACTGTCGTGAACCGCTCGTCGACGAGCCGCACGGGCACCGGGCTGACCCGGTCGGCCAGCAGGTCGGCGACCTCGATCGCGTCGCGCGCCGAGGACCCGGCCCGGTCGGCCAGCGTGCGCGGCAGCCCGACCACGATCTCGACCACCTGGTACTCGTCGACCAGCGCCGCGAGGCGCCGTACATGCCTGCCCCCGCGCCGGTCGCGCGGCACGGTCTCCACCGGGGTCGCCAGCACGGCGTCGGGATCGCTGACCGCCACCCCGATCCGCACCGTGCCGACGTCGACACCCAGCCGTCGGCCGCGTCCCGGATCGGGTGCCGACGCGGGGTCACCGGGGCGGTCCGGTGCGCGGTCGGCATCGTTGATGGCGTCGGGCACTCTGGTCAGCTCCGGCCGATCTCCGCGCGCACCGCTGCCAGCGCCGCGTCGATGTTCGCCGCGCCCTGGCCCGACCCCTGCGCGAGGTCCGCCTTGCCGCCGCCGCGACCGTTCACCGCGGCCCCCACCACCTTCACCAGGTCGTTGGCGCGCACCCCGAGGTCCTGCGCGGCCGGATTGACGGCCACCACGTAGGGCACCGCGTCGTCCTCGGCCTCGGCGATCAGTGCCACGACGGCGGGCTCGCTGCCGAGCTTTCCGCGGATGTCGCCGACCAGTGACCGCAGGTCGCCCGCCGAGATCCCGCCGGCCATCCGTTGCGCCACGAGCCGGACCTTACCGACCTGTTCCGCTCCGGCCGCGGCATTGACGGCGGCGGCGCGCGCACCGGCAAGGCGCAGCCTGTCGAGTTCCTTCTCGGCGGCACGCAACCGCTCCACCAACGTCGCGACGCGGGCGGGCACCTCCTCCGAGGGCACCTTCAACGACGAAGCCAGGCCCGCCATCAGGGCGCGCTCCTTGGCGAGGTGGCGGAACGAGTCCAGCCCGACGTACGCCTCGACGCGGCGCACGCCCGACCCCACCGACGACTCGCCGAGGATGGTGACCGGACCGATCTGCGCGGAACGGCCGACGTGCGTGCCGCCGCAGAGCTCGAGGGAGAAGGGCCCGCCGATCTCGACGACGCGCACCTCCTCCGGATAGGCCTCGCCGAACAGCGCCATCGCGCCCATCGACTTGGCGCGCTCCAGGTCTGTGATGAAGCTGTGCACCTCGAAGTCGGCCTCCACCGCCTCGTTGGTGACCTCTTCTATCTGCGAGCGCTGATCCTCGGTGAGCGCGCCCTGCCAGTTGAAGTCGAACCGCAGATAGCCGGGGCGGTTGAGCGATCCGGCCTGAACA
This window contains:
- a CDS encoding alpha/beta hydrolase; this translates as MPPGVLWPQLRTLPRFLPSMPGVAAGRPFLPAADVMRAVPLHTLSAAEQDRLIPEFVRDSGRVFRQLMLGAPIVRVPAADVSCPVLCVSAGQDRNVAPWMSRRIAARYGAQHQIHPGLPHWIVAESALPQVAPPVLAWLRAALS
- the ruvX gene encoding Holliday junction resolvase RuvX translates to MNDADRAPDRPGDPASAPDPGRGRRLGVDVGTVRIGVAVSDPDAVLATPVETVPRDRRGGRHVRRLAALVDEYQVVEIVVGLPRTLADRAGSSARDAIEVADLLADRVSPVPVRLVDERFTTVTAQRTLREAGVRSRGQRSVIDQAAAVGILQNWLDQRRAALSPHGEVGDG
- a CDS encoding shikimate kinase — protein: MAPKAVLIGLPGSGKSTIGRRLAKALGLELLDTDAAIEKKTGRTIPDIFANDGEPEFRRIEAEVVRDALATHDGVLSLGGGAVTTAEVREALGGHTVIYLEISAAEGVRRTGGSTVRPLLAGPDRGERFKELIAHRVPLYRQVSTMRVNTNHRNPGAVVRHIVARLDNPDGTKSDRRRRRPSWRRAPLSLTAAPSTEAPPSPAAVAARKGSPCRQKDGQ
- a CDS encoding endolytic transglycosylase MltG, encoding MADDWHNDRAEPLAVGPPRQRMTRQQRAREARHRRRRRTAAVAAVAMLVVVVIGAVFLGSRMWHSLFGGSSNDYTGAGVNDVVIQVHDGDSTTAIGKTLQEGKVVATIKAFVDAADGNEAISSIQPGFYKVRTEIPAADAVSRLADPGNRVGKLVIPEGRQLDDVSDVKTNAVTDGIFALISKATCVDLDGDRRCVPAEDLRAAAGAAPPAALGVPQWATGPVTALGADHRRLEGLIAPGTWNIDPSGTPQDILSTLVSSSAGQYERGGLLTTATSLKMSPYQILTVASLVQREATPQDFSKVARVIYNRLAENRTLEFDSTVNYALDRIEVATTDGDRAQATPWNTYVRPGLPATPICSPGQPALAAAEQPEPGDWLYFVTIDMQGTTLFTREYEQHLANIELARRNGVLDSAR
- a CDS encoding shikimate dehydrogenase yields the protein MSARRAGVLGSPIAHSRSPQLHLAAYRALGLDDWTYDRIECTAEQLPAVVSGFGPEWVGVSVTMPGKFAALRFADEATERARLVGSANTLVRSAAGWLADNTDVDGVVGALADVRTDRAMVVGSGGTAPAVVAGLAARGSRHVTVTARDAGRAADVLGLARRCGLDTDFCDIAGLSLADTAAGVDIAVNTVPADAVAPYAEALAGTPVLLDAIYDPWPTPLAAAVGARGGLVISGLQMLLNQALSQVELFTGMPAPKEAMRAALDAP
- the aroC gene encoding chorismate synthase, with the translated sequence MLRWTTAGESHGRALVAMVEGMVAGVEVTSSDIADQLARRRLGYGRGARMKFEQDQVTMLAGLRHGVTLGGPIAIEIGNTEWPKWETVMAPDPVDPAALADSAARNAPLTRPRPGHADYAGMLKYGFDDARPVLERASARETAARVAAGTVARAFLRQALGVEVVSHVVSIGASTPYDGPPPLPGDLAAIDASPVRAFDPASEALMITEIEAAKRDGDTLGGVVEVVAHGLPVGLGSFTSGENRLDSQLAAAVMGIQAIKGVEIGDGFETARRRGSVAHDEIYPGPDGVIRSTNRAGGLEGGMTNGLPVRVRAAMKPISTVPRALATIDMATGEEAVAIHQRSDVCAVPAAGVVVETMVALVLARAALEKFGGDSLTETRTNIDAYLRAVAQREPAADRVRASG
- a CDS encoding prepilin peptidase gives rise to the protein MGETAAVAVAVWLIALSAYDFRHQRLPNRLTVPGAMVILTVASVAGRGMPATLGALALTGIYAIVHLRSPAALGAGDVKLAIGVGALTGAFGMQAWALCAVGASLLTGLWGVARLARGSRSAVPHGPSMCLAAAFAVAGTLLSG